The Campylobacter sp. CN_NE2 genome contains a region encoding:
- a CDS encoding response regulator: protein MRVLIVENEIYLAQSIASKLSEEGYECEIVSNVKDALNTKNSIDAVLLSTSLNGQNIYPIIEKFKNSIIILLISYISNDTVSNPIKAGADDYIQKPFMIEELVRKIKHFKEFKALKIMNKTCMDYINSNFAAIKTPNYDIKKLKFPLVIRTAKQIYADGFVFSTMKEFDRSFGIVSMDNENAFELIKEKISMSALYLQNFQLVPPSEREKIFNLISKKMVIISTTDLTDTFPFETLNIASSEADFGLKEIMSVDGYIKFVISTYQNVLPDTELSQKLGMTRKSLWEKRKKYGIARKK from the coding sequence ATGCGAGTTTTGATAGTCGAAAACGAAATTTATCTAGCCCAAAGTATCGCTAGTAAATTAAGCGAAGAAGGCTATGAGTGCGAAATCGTAAGCAATGTAAAAGACGCTCTAAATACGAAAAATTCAATCGATGCAGTTTTGCTTTCAACTAGTCTAAACGGACAAAATATCTACCCGATTATCGAAAAATTTAAGAATTCGATTATCATTTTGCTCATTTCGTATATCAGCAATGACACAGTTTCAAACCCGATAAAAGCAGGAGCCGATGATTATATACAAAAGCCGTTTATGATTGAAGAATTAGTTCGTAAAATCAAACATTTTAAGGAATTCAAGGCCCTAAAAATAATGAATAAAACCTGTATGGATTATATAAATTCAAATTTCGCAGCCATAAAAACCCCAAATTACGATATAAAAAAGCTTAAATTTCCGCTTGTAATACGCACTGCAAAGCAAATTTATGCCGACGGATTTGTATTTTCTACGATGAAAGAATTTGATAGAAGTTTTGGTATTGTATCTATGGATAACGAAAACGCTTTTGAACTAATAAAAGAAAAAATCAGTATGTCGGCACTTTATCTGCAAAATTTTCAGTTAGTTCCGCCAAGTGAGCGAGAAAAAATTTTTAATCTAATATCGAAAAAAATGGTTATAATCTCGACAACAGATTTAACAGACACATTTCCTTTTGAAACGCTAAACATCGCTTCTAGCGAAGCCGATTTTGGTCTAAAAGAGATAATGAGCGTTGATGGTTATATCAAATTTGTAATATCGACATACCAAAATGTCCTTCCTGATACCGAGCTATCGCAAAAGCTTGGTATGACACGAAAATCACTATGGGAAAAGAGAAAAAAATATGGTATCGCAAGAAAAAAATAA
- a CDS encoding sulfate adenylyltransferase, with the protein MVSQEKNKIILNQEIFGTLCLIKNGALGKFTKLMNKEQISQSLIDNKFQNEPMPFVFMFAPNDEISQETIKNAKKNEKIPLYLGKKIVGEIICETVFETKEFDDVVSIFDISNPKKMTNKIHSKLALSGEFNIFEDKLANSLKNINNLKNTLNAQKITALFLTADPLHRVHERLIRLTIDKADFVIIFLIRSQKTDKLPYELRQKTLEYFVKTFLPTNRISIVPLHNTHIFTEHKFPELECIVARNFGANKLVLGQNHEHIGAFFDSNKIHTILDSYKNSFDMEILVMPEFVYCNECKTLVSTKSCPHGPHHHTKYHTQTLKALLRQGIMPPSIFMRKEISAMILSELFPNRFENLQKIYNDLFPNNGILEAHDEKEFYEELMNLYQTSSLK; encoded by the coding sequence ATGGTATCGCAAGAAAAAAATAAAATAATCCTAAATCAAGAGATTTTTGGCACACTTTGTCTTATAAAAAACGGTGCTTTGGGGAAATTTACAAAACTGATGAATAAAGAGCAAATTTCGCAAAGCCTAATAGATAATAAATTTCAAAATGAACCAATGCCGTTTGTTTTTATGTTTGCGCCAAATGATGAAATTAGCCAAGAGACGATAAAAAATGCCAAAAAAAATGAGAAAATTCCGCTTTATTTAGGTAAAAAAATCGTAGGCGAAATTATTTGCGAAACTGTTTTTGAGACCAAAGAGTTTGATGATGTTGTTAGTATTTTTGATATTAGTAACCCGAAAAAAATGACAAATAAAATTCACAGCAAACTAGCACTTAGCGGCGAATTTAACATTTTTGAAGATAAATTAGCAAATTCGCTCAAAAACATAAATAATCTTAAAAATACTCTTAATGCTCAAAAAATAACGGCGCTTTTTTTGACCGCAGATCCGCTTCACAGGGTCCATGAAAGGCTTATTAGACTAACGATAGACAAAGCTGATTTTGTAATTATTTTTCTCATACGAAGTCAAAAAACAGATAAACTCCCTTATGAACTTCGCCAAAAAACGCTTGAATATTTTGTAAAAACATTTTTGCCGACAAATCGCATATCTATCGTCCCGCTTCACAATACGCACATTTTTACTGAACATAAATTCCCTGAACTAGAATGTATCGTCGCCAGAAATTTTGGGGCAAATAAGCTTGTTTTGGGGCAAAACCATGAGCATATCGGAGCGTTTTTTGATTCCAATAAAATTCACACTATTTTAGACAGCTACAAAAATAGTTTCGATATGGAAATTTTAGTAATGCCTGAGTTTGTATATTGTAACGAGTGCAAAACCCTTGTTAGCACCAAAAGCTGTCCGCATGGACCTCATCATCACACAAAATACCACACACAAACGCTAAAAGCACTTTTAAGGCAGGGCATTATGCCGCCGTCAATCTTTATGCGCAAGGAAATTTCAGCTATGATTTTGAGCGAACTTTTTCCAAATCGTTTTGAAAATTTGCAAAAAATTTACAACGACCTTTTCCCAAATAACGGCATCTTGGAAGCACATGATGAAAAAGAATTTTATGAAGAGCTTATGAATTTATATCAAACAAGCTCACTCAAATAA
- a CDS encoding phosphatidylglycerophosphatase A family protein gives MQKLFVTFFGVGLLRPAPGTWGSIAGAIVALPILIFLGVNTLFLVSCLLFLISISIINEYEKKCGSHDNSEIVIDEVAGVWIAMSISGSIGEIFSLNFAPLVAGFNGISWLGVILSVVYFRIFDIWKPSIIGRVDKSVKGGLGVMSDDILAGFFAGIAVLITISLMIKFGASNLIF, from the coding sequence ATGCAAAAACTTTTTGTAACATTTTTTGGCGTTGGACTTTTAAGGCCGGCTCCCGGCACTTGGGGAAGCATTGCAGGGGCTATTGTCGCACTGCCGATTTTGATATTTTTGGGCGTAAATACGCTTTTTTTGGTTTCTTGTTTGCTTTTTTTAATCTCAATTAGCATTATAAACGAATATGAAAAAAAATGTGGCTCTCATGATAACTCAGAAATCGTCATCGACGAAGTTGCAGGAGTTTGGATAGCTATGTCAATCTCAGGCTCGATAGGCGAGATTTTTTCTTTGAATTTTGCCCCACTTGTGGCGGGATTTAACGGAATTTCATGGCTTGGCGTGATACTTTCGGTTGTATATTTTAGAATTTTTGACATTTGGAAACCATCTATCATCGGCAGAGTCGATAAAAGCGTTAAAGGCGGACTTGGCGTTATGAGCGATGATATACTAGCCGGATTTTTTGCAGGAATCGCCGTTTTAATCACTATTTCGCTAATGATAAAATTTGGAGCTTCAAATTTGATATTTTAA
- the uvrB gene encoding excinuclease ABC subunit UvrB: protein MKKFEIKSKFSPSPDQKNAIEKIVQGIKNGEKYQTLLGVTGSGKTFTMANIIAKLQIPTLIMTHNKSLAAQLYSEFKGFFPQNHVEYFISYYDYYQPEAYIPRQDLFIEKDSSINDELERLRLSATASLLSFDDVITIASVSANYGLGDPAEYKGMVLHLELGQSFSSKFLLRKLVDMGYKRNDNFFDRGDFRANGDTIDIYPAYFNDEAIRLEFFGDELEAMYHFDVLENKKTKSVAKFILYPTSQFIVGENRLKTAIKGIEEELGERLKFFENENKLVEAQRLKQRVEFDLEMMSATGICKGIENYARYLTGQNAGETPYSLFDYYESKGQDYLVIVDESHVSLPQFRGMFAGDRSRKETLVEYGFRLPSALDNRPLMFDEFISKKGKFLFVSATPNEYEVNLSGRKVVEQILRPTGLLDPEILIKDSDNQVEILHDMAKKVIARNERILVTVLTKKMAEELSKYYLELGIKVKYMHSDIDAIERNELIRGLRSGEFDMLIGINLLREGLDLPEVSLIAIFDADKEGFLRSQTSLIQTMGRAARNLNGQVVMFCKKITRSMQEAIDITTARRKFQDEYNKTHGITPHSATRNIEESLKIDDNAEILTKAKKLEKMPAAERAKIIKELRKQMLEAAAALEFEKAAALRDEIAKIKNL from the coding sequence TTGAAAAAGTTTGAAATCAAAAGCAAATTTAGTCCAAGCCCAGATCAAAAAAACGCGATAGAAAAAATCGTGCAAGGAATCAAAAACGGCGAAAAATATCAAACGCTACTCGGTGTTACTGGAAGTGGAAAAACCTTTACCATGGCAAATATCATCGCAAAGTTGCAAATTCCAACTCTCATAATGACACACAACAAATCCCTTGCAGCGCAACTTTATAGCGAATTTAAGGGCTTTTTTCCGCAAAATCATGTCGAGTATTTTATCAGCTATTATGATTATTATCAGCCAGAAGCCTACATTCCGCGCCAAGACCTTTTTATCGAAAAAGATAGCTCCATAAATGACGAGTTAGAGCGCCTTCGCCTCTCAGCGACGGCTAGTTTGCTTAGTTTTGACGATGTCATTACGATAGCTTCGGTTTCGGCAAACTACGGCTTGGGCGACCCTGCTGAATACAAAGGCATGGTGCTTCATTTAGAACTTGGTCAAAGTTTTTCTAGCAAATTTTTACTTCGCAAACTCGTCGATATGGGTTACAAACGCAATGATAATTTTTTTGATCGTGGCGATTTCCGCGCTAACGGCGATACGATTGATATTTATCCGGCGTATTTTAACGACGAAGCCATAAGGCTAGAATTTTTTGGCGACGAACTTGAAGCGATGTATCATTTCGATGTTTTGGAAAATAAAAAAACAAAAAGTGTGGCTAAATTTATCCTTTATCCCACAAGTCAGTTTATCGTCGGCGAAAATCGCCTAAAAACGGCGATTAAAGGCATTGAAGAAGAGCTTGGTGAGAGATTAAAATTTTTTGAAAATGAAAATAAACTCGTCGAAGCCCAACGCCTAAAACAGCGCGTGGAATTTGACCTTGAAATGATGAGTGCAACTGGCATTTGCAAAGGGATCGAAAATTATGCGAGATATTTAACAGGGCAAAATGCCGGAGAAACGCCGTATTCGCTGTTTGATTACTACGAAAGCAAGGGACAAGACTACCTAGTCATCGTCGATGAAAGCCATGTTTCTTTGCCGCAGTTTCGAGGTATGTTCGCAGGCGATCGAAGTCGCAAAGAAACGCTCGTAGAATACGGCTTTCGCTTGCCTTCCGCACTTGATAACCGCCCTTTGATGTTTGATGAATTTATTAGCAAAAAGGGCAAATTTTTATTCGTTTCAGCCACGCCAAATGAATACGAAGTGAATTTAAGTGGCAGAAAGGTTGTGGAGCAAATTTTGCGTCCGACAGGGCTTTTAGACCCCGAAATTCTCATAAAAGATAGCGACAATCAAGTCGAAATCCTGCACGACATGGCAAAAAAGGTCATAGCTAGAAACGAGCGAATTTTAGTAACCGTGCTAACAAAAAAAATGGCAGAAGAGCTTAGCAAATACTACCTTGAACTCGGTATCAAGGTCAAATATATGCACTCAGACATCGACGCAATAGAGCGAAATGAGCTGATTCGTGGGCTAAGATCAGGCGAATTTGATATGTTAATCGGTATAAATTTATTGCGCGAAGGGCTAGATTTGCCCGAAGTTAGTTTGATTGCCATTTTTGATGCCGATAAAGAAGGCTTTTTGCGTTCGCAAACTAGCCTAATTCAGACAATGGGACGGGCTGCTAGGAATTTAAACGGGCAGGTTGTAATGTTTTGCAAAAAAATCACTCGCTCAATGCAAGAAGCGATTGACATAACCACCGCTAGACGCAAATTTCAAGATGAGTATAACAAAACTCACGGTATAACGCCACACTCGGCAACCAGAAACATAGAAGAAAGCCTAAAAATTGATGATAACGCAGAAATTTTAACCAAAGCGAAAAAGTTAGAAAAAATGCCAGCCGCTGAACGCGCCAAAATCATAAAAGAGCTTCGCAAACAAATGCTAGAAGCCGCTGCTGCGCTGGAATTCGAAAAAGCCGCCGCATTGCGTGATGAAATCGCAAAGATAAAAAATTTGTAA
- a CDS encoding multiheme c-type cytochrome has translation MYGLNLFKFALFCVIFSVFLNANCTECHEKIEKFDAKNHDFSCQTCHLKKADILSTDHAKIIAHPASNENMSEFCGECHESHIKSYKNSNHFTHKNEINTILKAFDIDKNASILEFANLQKENLDDTQKLAIEIISQKCLNCHTSVQGQNGAFRGLGCMACHTHYADNGKYQGKDEFAGTNLHSKTHELKKADNGVCQSCHNKFFVGADFTGQFPIDAHKDFRTPLGINGNFPSKFHGDFYHQLSPDIHANLGFSCISCHTSHKQNSSDKFDEFFAKKQSDFELKSCESCHEIKPNFAHANYHDKLSCVACHASWQGSFYELNLIKDESKDEKKWQNLIEFDKNTKKYHAVFSLSRFENLLLLNDLNSGKIAISRPIFQYNLIHFSKDGKQISPLKNKKFEIFAPFSPHTIGKKAKNCELCHENPLQLGKNYGGISEFFTPSKESKFLNSTPLSEEQLNRLNSLFYKKTRAKMIIR, from the coding sequence ATGTATGGATTAAATTTATTCAAATTTGCTCTTTTTTGCGTGATTTTTAGCGTTTTTTTAAACGCAAATTGCACCGAGTGCCATGAAAAAATCGAAAAATTTGACGCAAAAAACCACGATTTTTCATGCCAAACTTGCCATCTAAAAAAAGCCGATATTTTAAGCACAGATCACGCTAAAATCATCGCTCACCCGGCTTCAAATGAAAATATGAGCGAATTTTGTGGCGAGTGCCACGAAAGCCATATAAAATCCTACAAAAACTCAAATCACTTTACGCACAAAAACGAAATAAACACGATTTTAAAGGCATTTGATATTGATAAAAATGCTAGCATTTTAGAATTTGCAAATTTACAAAAAGAAAATTTAGACGATACGCAAAAACTTGCCATTGAAATAATCTCTCAAAAATGTCTAAATTGCCATACGAGCGTTCAGGGTCAAAACGGCGCATTTAGGGGGCTAGGCTGCATGGCGTGTCATACGCATTATGCAGACAATGGAAAGTATCAAGGTAAAGACGAGTTTGCCGGGACAAACCTGCACTCCAAAACGCACGAGCTAAAAAAGGCTGATAACGGGGTTTGTCAAAGTTGCCACAATAAATTCTTTGTGGGGGCTGATTTTACGGGGCAATTTCCAATTGATGCTCACAAAGATTTTCGCACACCATTGGGTATTAACGGAAATTTTCCTAGTAAATTTCACGGAGATTTTTATCATCAGTTAAGCCCTGATATTCACGCGAATTTGGGCTTTTCGTGCATTTCTTGCCACACTTCACACAAGCAAAATTCTAGCGATAAATTTGACGAATTTTTTGCAAAAAAACAGAGTGATTTTGAGCTAAAATCTTGCGAAAGTTGCCACGAAATAAAACCAAATTTTGCTCACGCAAATTACCATGACAAGCTTTCTTGCGTCGCTTGTCATGCGAGCTGGCAAGGTAGTTTTTATGAGCTAAATTTGATAAAAGATGAGAGTAAAGACGAGAAAAAATGGCAAAATTTAATCGAATTTGATAAAAATACAAAAAAATATCACGCTGTTTTTTCGCTAAGTAGGTTTGAAAATTTACTTTTGCTAAATGATTTAAATAGCGGTAAAATCGCAATTTCAAGACCGATTTTTCAGTATAATTTAATTCATTTTTCAAAAGACGGCAAGCAAATTTCGCCGTTAAAGAATAAAAAATTTGAGATTTTTGCTCCATTTAGCCCACACACCATAGGCAAAAAGGCTAAAAACTGCGAACTTTGCCACGAAAATCCTTTGCAACTAGGCAAAAATTATGGTGGTATTAGCGAATTTTTTACACCAAGCAAAGAAAGCAAATTTTTAAATTCCACCCCGCTAAGCGAAGAGCAGTTAAACCGTCTAAATTCGCTATTTTATAAAAAAACAAGAGCCAAAATGATAATTAGATAA